The Streptomyces sp. NBC_00483 genome contains the following window.
ACAGCGGGCGGCTCTCGCGACATCAGATGGTTTGTGCGACACAGGACCAGACGTAACGCTTCAGCAGCGCGGTGCACCCGAGCAGTTCCGCGCCCTTCAGCGTTTACGCCGCCGGCCTCCGCCACCGCGTCCAGGAGAGGGAGCGGCCGTCGCGGGCTCCCGTGTCTCCGGGTGGTCGCCGTGTGTCTCCGGGCGGTCGGCGGAGACCACGAGCGCGGCCAGTGCGGTGGTCACCGGCACCGAGGCGACGAGGCCGATCGAGCCGACCAGCGTACGCACGATCTCCTCGGCCACCAGTTCGCTGTTGGCCACGTCGGTGACGCTGCTCTGCGCGATCGAGAAGAGCAGCAGTAGCGGCAGCGCGGCGCCCGCGTAGGCCAGGACGAGCGTGTTGACGACGGACGCGATGTGGTCGCGGCCGATGCGGATCGCCGCCCGGTACAGGGCGCGTCGACCCAGCGTCGGGTTCGCCTCGTGCAGCTCCCACACGGCGGAGGTCTGCGTGACCGTCACGTCGTCGAGCACACCGAGTGAGCCGATGATGACGCCGGCGAGCAGCAGACCGCTCATGTCGATGTCCGGGTACAGGCCGTGGATCAGTCCCGTGTTGTCGTCGGTGTTGCCCGTCAGGGCCGCCCAGCCGATGAACAGCGAGCCCAACAGGCCGATCAACAGCAGCGAGACCAGGGTGCCGAGCACGGCGACGGAGGTTCTGGCCGTCAGGCCGTGACACATGTAGAGCGCGATCAGCATGATCGCGCTGGCTCCGACCACCGCGACGACCAGGGGGTTCGACCCCTGCAGAATCGCGGGCAGGATGAAGAACGTCAGCACCATAAAGCTGACCGCGAGCGCGACCAGCGCCATGACGCCGCGCATCCGGCCCACCACGACCACGGCCAGGGCGAAGATCCCGGCCAGCAGCACCATCGGAACCTTGCGGTTCACATCGGTGACCGAGTACTGCAGGTCCTTGGGTGCGTCCGGCGCGTAGGCGGCGATCACCTTCTGGCCCTCGTGCAA
Protein-coding sequences here:
- a CDS encoding YibE/F family protein; protein product: MTTRQQPSAPPSHAPHGHSHSHGPAAPVSRHLRKVIAAVLIPFSVAVVVGLAVLWPGGAPPHERSGVGFDRQTQQATVTRVEKVDCSSVHAQGQSSTGDPTAQQGTTGEQKTSGTCENATIRIDSGKDKGRTFTEVVQPDSPRQLHEGQKVIAAYAPDAPKDLQYSVTDVNRKVPMVLLAGIFALAVVVVGRMRGVMALVALAVSFMVLTFFILPAILQGSNPLVVAVVGASAIMLIALYMCHGLTARTSVAVLGTLVSLLLIGLLGSLFIGWAALTGNTDDNTGLIHGLYPDIDMSGLLLAGVIIGSLGVLDDVTVTQTSAVWELHEANPTLGRRALYRAAIRIGRDHIASVVNTLVLAYAGAALPLLLLFSIAQSSVTDVANSELVAEEIVRTLVGSIGLVASVPVTTALAALVVSADRPETHGDHPETREPATAAPSPGRGGGGRRRKR